A stretch of DNA from Neochlamydia sp. AcF84:
AATATCACCGAAAAAAACTTTAACTATAAAGGCTTAGGTCGTTTCTTTCAAGATGGCTATAAAGCCTTAAGAGGCGGTGGCGAATATGCCCATGCTACCGCTACCGTGGGCTCCAAAAGCCGTAGCTATGTTTTTTCTTGGACTAAACCATTTTTTAATGATACTCAATGGATTGTAGGATTTGAGCTAGAAAATTCTATCAATCGCTATATAGCCAAAGACTATGATATAAAAACTTATGGGGGAATGGTCAATGCTACCTATCAGTTAAATCAATTTATGAAATTGGGATGGCATTACCGCTTAAAACATACAGATATTCAAACATCGCATGGCTTGCTTTATGAAGAACAGTATAAATATGATGCCAAGCATGAAGGTGGGGCTTCGTTAGTTGAAGAATCACATAATGATGGGATGGTTTCAGCCACCGGATTAACATGGTCTTATGATTCTACTGATCACCCAGCCAAGCCCACCCAAGGATTTAAATCCCGATTAGAATTGGAGATAGCTGGATTGGGCGGTAACTATCGTTTCTTTGGCGCTGCCTACACTAACAGCTGGTTTCACAAATTAGATAGGCGTAGTGTTTTAAAAATACGCATGGATTTCCGCTTCCTTTATCCATTTGGAGGGACGACTGCTAAAAAAATGCCTCTTGACGAGCGGTTGTTTTTAGGTGGCGATAATATGATAAGAGGCTATCGTCCTTATAAACTGGGCCCACGTTTCATTGAAGGAGATCCACGGGGTGGGATGTCCATGGAAATTTATTCGATAGAAGCTTCTCGGCGGTTCATGAAAAACCTGGAAGGTTTTATTTTCTGTGATGCCGGTCATCTTTCCTTTGCCACTTTTGATTTTGGATTAAAAAAAGCACGTATTAGTACATCGGTTGGCTTAGGCATACGTTTTAAAATAGTCGAAAGCATTCCCCCTCTTACGATGGGTTATGGAATTCCTATCAATCCTAAAACACGCGGAGAGGTTAAAAGCTTCTTCATCAGCGTGGGCGGGCGTCTTTAAGATTTATTAAAACAAGGAGAAAATTTAATGAAAAAATTATCTAAAACAATCCTGCAAGCAGCCAGCGTAAGTTTCGCTTTAGTGGCCCTATGTCCAGCGGCAGTAGAAGCCTCTACAGTTAAAGCTGATCAAGGAATTAAAATGCGCCTGGTGAACTTTAAGACTTGCGTAGAGAAATCTAAACTAGGCAAACAAGAACAAGCCAACTTCGAAGCGCTCAAAAAGCAAATGGAAACCATGCTAGGCGAAAAAGAAAAAACATTGAATGAGATGGCCGATAAGCTTAATGATCCTGACTATCTTGACAGCCTCTCCCCTGAAGCAGAAACCGAACTTAAGCGTAAATTTAGAACCTTAAGCCAAGAAGCAAGCCAACAGCAGTCGCAATATTATCAAGCAATACAACAAGCTAATTATAAAATATTGGATAAGCTCGCTGATGTGATTACTCAAGCATCCGAAACTGTTGCTAAAAAGTATGGCTACCATATGGTGATGAACGAAGAGGGAGCTTACTATTATGATAAGGAATTAGATATTTCTGATGATATTGTGAGTGTGATGGATGAGCTTTTTGATAAAGAAGCTAAAGAGCCAAAGACACCCGCAGGATCCAATCAATAAAGTCATAAGAGAAATCGATGAATTCCTTAAAAACCTTCAAGCTGGCCCATATAGCAGCGATGACACAATCAAAACTGATAGGCAATCCCGATTATGAAATTGAAGGGGTTGCCGATCTAGAAAGAGCAAGTGCCAAAGAGGCCTCTTTTCTAGAAAATCCCCGCTATGAGCAAGCGATGCAAACATCGCATGCAGGCGTGATATTTGTTAATTCACATACTCCTTTGGCAGATGATCGTAACTTTTTGATTAATGAAAATCCTTCTTTAGCATTTCAACAATTAATCGATGCTTTTTTTAAAGAAAAAGGAGAGCTTACAGGTTTTACAGGAATTCATCCGACAGCGGTCATTCACGAAACGTGCCAAATTGGCGCTAATGTAAAAATTGGTCCCCATGCTGTTATAGATAAAGAAGCTAGAATAGATGACAACACCTTTATTGGCGCAGGAGCATACATAGGCCCCTATGTTACTATAGGAAAGGATTGCCTTATCCATCCTAAAGTTGTAATCCGTGAACGCTGTTCCCTAGGAGACAAAGTTATTCTACAACCAGGTGCTGTGATAGGAGCTTGTGGTTTCGGCTATATTACCAACAAAGCTGGTGAACACATTAAATTGCAACAATTAGGTAAAGTGGAAATAGAAGATGAGGTAGAAATTGGAGCCAATACTACCATCGATCGATCACGCTTTGAAACCACTTACATTAAAAAAGGCTCTAAAATAGATAATCTTGTGCAAATTGGCCACAATGTCACGATAGGGGCTCATAATATTATTGTTGCTCAGACAGGAATTGCCGGTTCCACTAAAACTGGCCGTCATGTCG
This window harbors:
- a CDS encoding OmpH family outer membrane protein, which translates into the protein MKKLSKTILQAASVSFALVALCPAAVEASTVKADQGIKMRLVNFKTCVEKSKLGKQEQANFEALKKQMETMLGEKEKTLNEMADKLNDPDYLDSLSPEAETELKRKFRTLSQEASQQQSQYYQAIQQANYKILDKLADVITQASETVAKKYGYHMVMNEEGAYYYDKELDISDDIVSVMDELFDKEAKEPKTPAGSNQ
- the lpxD gene encoding UDP-3-O-(3-hydroxymyristoyl)glucosamine N-acyltransferase; translated protein: MNSLKTFKLAHIAAMTQSKLIGNPDYEIEGVADLERASAKEASFLENPRYEQAMQTSHAGVIFVNSHTPLADDRNFLINENPSLAFQQLIDAFFKEKGELTGFTGIHPTAVIHETCQIGANVKIGPHAVIDKEARIDDNTFIGAGAYIGPYVTIGKDCLIHPKVVIRERCSLGDKVILQPGAVIGACGFGYITNKAGEHIKLQQLGKVEIEDEVEIGANTTIDRSRFETTYIKKGSKIDNLVQIGHNVTIGAHNIIVAQTGIAGSTKTGRHVVMGGQVAVAGHLKIADEVMLAGRTGVTKSLPTSGKYGGLPAQPIEIHNRNSVFLNHIEKYIKIIKALQEEIKILKNNLYK